The window GGCTAAGGAGATCATCGACATGAATGAATATGAGCTCTACAAAGTTGAGTCCAATGGAGAAATTGATCCTTTGAAATCATATCAGGGTGTTTTCCTGGAATTATGGAACAACGAACTTATCTGGGCAAGATATAAGGGAGGATATTATGCACGAGTTCATACAACCCCACGTATTGCCGGAGGTGTAGCTTATGGTGGTGTAAGTCCAACCCAGCAACAGGTTGATACTTATGCCATGAGCAATGGAATATATCCCATCACCGACTATAATCCTGATGGTACGCCAATTATTGATTCAAGGTCGGGATACGATGAAGATGGATTTACCAATTTTGAGCATCCATTAGATAAGGGGGGTGCAAAAAGAACCTATAATATGTATCTAAATCGTGAGCCAAGGTTTTATGCCACAGTATTGTGGAGTGGTTGCAAACTGCCCTACACCGGCTCAAGCGCAATTGTAAACTTCGGATTCAATGGCAACTCGGGTGGTGGTATAAGTCACGACTACCCCAAGCCAGGTTATATGGTACGCAAATGGACCGACCCCGCACTGAACACATCCGGTGGACAATGGGGCAACATGACATGGCCGATTTTCAGATATGCCGAGATTTTGCTGAATTACGTAGAGGCTCTGAATGAATATGATCCGTCGCACGGAGACATATTGAAGTATCTGAATCAGATACGCGAACGGGCAGGGGTTCCCAATATAGAAGATGTATATCCGGAAGCAGTAGGAAATCAGGAGTTGATGCGCGAGTTGATCAGAAGAGAGAGAAGAGTTGAACTTTCATTTGAGAACAAAAGATTCTTCGATACCCGTACATGGATGATTGCAGAGGAAGTAGATGGTGGTCCGATGTGGGGAATGAACACCTCTTCCAGCGCACCTTCTCCCAACGCCTCAACTACTCCAGAAGCTTTCTGGGAGCGGACAGTTTTTGAAACACGTGTATTTGAACCTAAACACTACCTCTATCCAATACACCAGAGAGAATTGGACAGAAATGAATTGATAACTCAAAATTATGGATGGTAAAATGAAGAGCCTCAATATAAAAAAATATTTCTCTGTAATAATTTGTCTATTATTACTGGGAGTTGCATCCTGTAGCGACCATAGACTGGATTACATATCATCGCCTAAACTCTATCTTCCTAAAAGTGGAGAAGTAGACCTGATCATTTACAAAACAGGCGAACCGTTTGTCTTTAAATTGGGCGTTACAAAATCGGGTATCGAAGATGTTGCAGCTGATGCGCAGTTGAGCATCATGAGTGAAGCGGAACTGGCTGCCTACAATAGTGCAAACAACACCAACTACAAGAGGTTGCCGGATAATTGCTTCAATTTGAATAATTCGAATGTAAGCTTTGACAAGGAGAGCAAATTGGAATATTTTGACATATTGATCCGATATGACTCGATTGACCAGATTGCAGATTTCGATGAAGAGAACAGTGCCGACTATGTGATTCCAGCAAGACTGTCTGATGCCTCACTCGAGACAAACGAGGAGAAGCTGATCGCCATCATTAAGCCGGTATTGAGAGAGCCGCTTATCTACTTCAAGTCGTCTGAAACGAAAGTGACGATTGAAGCTGGCAAGCAAGCAGCATACCGGGAGGATATCGATATTCAGGTAGATTTTGACAACTACTGGGATATATCGGTAGACCTGGTTGTGGATCCTGCACTTGCAGATGAGTATAATGCATCGAATGGTGTCAACCTGCCCCTATTACCTGCGGAGAGTTATTCCATCACTCCATCGCCTGCAGTCATCGCAAATGGAAAGAAATCGGTGAAGGTTTCCATCGAATTGAATGCCGACCTGATTGACTATGACGATTTTATATTGCCGATCGTAATTGATGGCACTTCAAAGTTCAGTGCAGATACTGCAAAGAATGTACATTACCTGTATGTTTCAAAACCTGCCATGCGTTTCGACAGGACAGGGTGGACCATTGTTGATTTTTCGTCAGAAGAGCCCTCGGGTGAGGGTGCCAACAACGGAACTGCAATATGTGTGCTTGATGGCAATCCCGCAACCTACTGGCATAGTCAGTGGGCTGGCGCTACAGGCCAGTTGCCGCACCACTTCACCATCGACATGAAAAAGGAGCTTCTGGTCACCTCAGTTGACTTGCAGAGAAGACCCAACCAGCGCGATACACAGGGTGGAAACTTCTATATCAGCTCCGATAATGTGACATTTACATACATTGGCTCTTTCCAGATGGCAGAAGTTGATGAACCTCAAACATTTAAAGTAACTTCTACTCATGGCAGGTATCTGAAAGTTGAAATAACGGAGAGCCGGCGGCCGCCATTTGCAAACATGAGCGAGGTTTATGTGAGAGGCGTTGAATGAAGCTTGTTGATTCAATGACAGAGATAAGAGAGTTAGTAACTATCAATCGGAAAGTTGTCTGATAATCACTGATATGATGTATCTACCTGAATTATTGACAATTCAGGTAGATACATCTATTTTCAAAAACCTTAAAAAGGTAGATGCCACTATCAGTATTTAAGAGCAACTTGATGAACAAGACAATATTACATATATATGAAGTTATTTAAACCAGCCATTGCCCTACTGCTTTTGGTAGTATCCTGTTTTTTTGTGGAGGGATCTCCTGTAACATCTGATATCTCCAACGACATGGAGGTTTTTGCCAATCTCACGGCAACTGCTTTAAAACCTGGTGTGAAAAGAAAACATATCAGGCAGATGAAGAATCCGGTTTTAAAGGAGCTGGCAAGTAAAATTTACAGTAAAAAATATCAACCGGGCATTCTATTGGCCGACTATGAGGCTTATCTGGATCCCGGAATTCTGGGAGAACAACTTAGAATTGGCGACGGGTTCAGTAAATATGAGGGGATTACAGGTGTGGTACTGGACAAGGGTTTGAATTACATATTTGTTGGCGAAACATATGGAAATGAGATATCCCTTGTTGTTCCGGAGTGGACAAGAAGAGCTCCTGAAGGCATCAAGCCCGAACAGGATCCAGACGGGTGGGGATTGCATAGTGAAACACACAAACTGAAGGAGGGGCTCAACCTGGTGAATTTGGAAAAGGGTGGACATGCCTATATCCAGTACTTCACAAAAGATGACCCTGAAAAATATCCCCCAATCACCGTACATTTTCCAACAGGAAAAGTCAATGGTTATTTCGATATCACGAGAGGCGATACAAACACCCAATTCAACAGACTGCTTGACAATGCCATCAGTCCGATTATGGATATCAGGGGAAAGTATATCCAGGTAGCCTTCCCGGTTGACAGTTTAAAGATATTTGCCTATAACAAGGGGGTAGAGCTGATCAACAACTTCGATACGATCGCTGCATTGCAAAGAGAATTCATTGGATGGAAGAAGGAGGGCATATCTCCCAAGAACCATGTACTTGCAAGGATAAACTACCACTACTACATGTTCCGTGACCGGGATGGGGTTGCCTATATTGATTGGGCAATGCGCATGGTTGCCGATCCTGAAAGCATCATCAAGGGCGATCCCTGCTGGGGTTTCAGCCATGAGCTGGGGCACGTATTGCAAATGCGGCCGCAACTTACCTGGGGCGGCATGACCGAGGTAAGCAACAATATACTTACTCTCTACTCAACCACCATGCTGGGTAACAGGAGTAGACTCTCCGTAGAGAACAGATATAAGGAGGCCAGGGAGGAGATTCTTGACAAGGGCATCTCTTATCTGTCATATCCCGGCGAGAACAATGGCGGAAACCAATATGGCGGAGGGGTAAATACCGATGTTTTCCATCGTCTTGTTCCCTTCTGGCAATTGCACCTCTACTTTACACAACAGGGATACCCGGAGTTTTATCCGGACCTGATGATTGCCATGAGAAAAAGAGAGCCAGTGGCTGTCGGACAAAGAAATAAGGACTATTTGAACATGCTTGAGTTTTGCCGCCTGGCCTGTGAGGTTTCACAGACCGATCTGACCGAGTTCTTCGAGCGATGGGGCTTTTTCTATGTCGGGAAAATTGAGGTGAACGACTATGCCAAATATAGTTATGATATTCTTGAAGAGGAGGTTGCTGCTGTTAAGAAAGCCATTGCCGAAATGAATCTTCCAAAACCCAAAGTGGATATCACCCTGCTGGAAGATTAATTGAATATCCTGTTGTCATGTCAAACAAATAGAATGATTCACGCCATGCTACCATTGATGAGGTCAGTCAGATCTATTTTGCTATGCATACTGTGTAGCAGCTTCATTTTTTCCTGTTCAGACAAGGATGATACACCTCCTTTCCTGACGGTTAAGCCGGAAAGGCTTCATCTGGCATCCACAGCCTCCCAAGCTGTTGTCAACATATCAACCAATGCTGTTGAATGGAGTGCAACTGCAAGCCCTTCTGCCTCGGGCTGGCTGACAATTCAGAAAAGAGAAAAGGATATTACAGTGTCAGTTACGGAAAACCTGGATGAGAATACACGTGAAGGTGAAATAACCATTAAAGCCGGCAATCTCACAGAGGTTGTAGAGGTGGTGCAGATGGGCCAGACTCCTGTAATTCTGGTTTCATCCAACAGCTTCACTGTTTCGGCCGACGGAGGTATGCTAACTTTGGAAATCACATCAAACACCCGGTATGAGATGGTCATCCCTCAGGAGGCCCAATCATGGATAACAGTGCTGGAAGGGGTCCGTGCGGCAGGAATGGTAAAATCTGAGTATGAGTTGGATATTGCCTGGAATAGCGCGGATGTGGAGAGAAAGGCCGAAATCACCATCAAACAAACTGACGGGAACATTTCTGAAAAAGTGTCAATCATCCAGAAGGCACAAGAGGGTTATACCGGAGGATCGGCAAATGATATTCTGGATGATATCAGGGTGCCGGTAAGCAGTGCCACTGCCAGTTCATTCCAACCCGGAGAAGGTATCGAGAAGTCTGTTGATGGTGACTATTCCACAATTTATCATTCCAATTGGAACAACAGTGCGCCAGATTATTTCCCCATTACCATCGATTACCATTTTCAAGATCAGGAATCAATAGATTATCTGATTTATCATCCACGCACCAGCGGCTGGAATGGACATTTCAAGGAGGTTGAGATATGGGCTTCGACCCAGTCGGATCCTGCATTTGAAAAGATGATGGATTTCGACTTCATGGGGTCGGGTTCAGCCACAAAAGTGGTCTTTGATGCACCTGTCATTGAACCAAAAACCATCAGGTTTGTCGTTAAATCAGGAGCCGGAGACGGACAGGGCTTTGCGGCTTGTGCAGAGATGGAGTTTTACAGGTTCAATCCGGACAATTTCAATCCGCTCTCAATTTTCACCGACATGACCTGCTCGGAGTTGAAACCTGGCATAACCATGAAAGAGATAGAGCAAATTCCCGGTAATCTTTTCAGAAATATTGCTCTCTATCTGTATAATGGCACATATCCGGGAGAGTTCAGGATTCAGGAGTACAGAGCATGGCCGCACCCTGACGCATGGGCCAGGGAAAATAAAACATCTACCCTCAGCCTGCTTGATAATCCAACTGGCATGACTGTTGCCAAAGATGAAGATTTGGTTGTCTTTGTTGGTGAAACAGGTGGATATCCGATTAGCCTGAAGATTCAAAATCTTGATTTGCCGGGAGGGGATGGCTATGACAATGCCTCATATTACCCACTTTCGCCCGGAATCAATAAACTTAAGGCCAGAAACGAAGGCTTGATATATCTGTTCTATCACACACCAGATTATGAGACAGCACCAAAAATCAAAGTACATTTTGCAACAGGAAAGGTCAATGGTTATTACGATTCACAGAAGCATGGCCCCGAAGATTGGCCGCGCCTTCTGAATCAGGCTGTAGCCAAGTATTTTGATGTGTTGGGGGCATATGCGCATCTGACATTCCCAACGCAGGATTTCAGGCAGTATGCTGCCACCAATGGTCCTGAACTTATTGACTCATACGACGATCTTGTCAGACTGGAAGCCGAATTCATGGGGCTGATGAAATACAACCGTCCAACTGTCAACAGGGCTTACTTTCATGTCATGTACCACTCCTATATGTATGCCACATCATACAGAACAGCATACCATTCAGGCACAACAAGTGCAATACTCAGCCTCAACAGTTTAAGGGCAGAACCCTGGGGACCGGCCCATGAGCTGGGTCATACATTCCAGACCCGGCCCGGATTTTTGTGGCGTGGCATGACCGAGGTGACCAATAATCTTCATTCCCTATATGTGCAAACTCAATGGGGGAATATCTCCCGCATTGAGTCTGAGAATCTAGACCGTTTTAATAACAGGTACGAGAAGGCATATTATAACTCCTTCATTCAGAACATTCCACACCCGGGGGAGGAGGATGTATTTTGCAAGCTTGTCTCCCTGTGGCAATTACAGTTATACTTCGCAGAAGCAAGAGGGCTGGTTGATGTTTATAAGGATCTATATGAAATGGTGCGCATATCACCCAACAAGGCAACGGCAGGTGAGCAGCAACTTGAGTTTGTGAAGATGATGTGCGAAATTACAGAAACAGATCTGACCGGCTTCTTCCATAAGTGGGGCTATCTTTCTCCTTATGATGAGATCATTGATGACTATGGCACGGGACGCTTCCTGATTACTCAAGAGCAAATTGATGAGGTGGTAGCAGAGATAAAGGCAAAGAACTATGCTCCCTTGACTGAAAAGCTTGAGTATATATGCGACTCAAATGTCGATTACTTTAAAAACAGATGGCAGGTCAAGGAGGGAACTGCTACAGCAAATGGCACGACAATCGTAATGACCGGCTGGGAAAATGTGGTTGCATATGAGGTGTATCAGGGGGACGATCTTTTGTTTGTCTCCAATAAAAGCAAGTTTACGATAGACCAGAAATACAACGACAGTATTGTGGTCTATGCATTATCATATGACGGAAATAGAACCAAAGTGAATTTCTAAAAATAAAAACAGAATCAAATTATGCAGAAAAGTTTATTTGCATTTGCCATTTTACTGGCATCACTTCTTTTGGGAGGTTGTACCCCGAAAGG of the Petrimonas mucosa genome contains:
- a CDS encoding M60 family metallopeptidase — translated: MRSVRSILLCILCSSFIFSCSDKDDTPPFLTVKPERLHLASTASQAVVNISTNAVEWSATASPSASGWLTIQKREKDITVSVTENLDENTREGEITIKAGNLTEVVEVVQMGQTPVILVSSNSFTVSADGGMLTLEITSNTRYEMVIPQEAQSWITVLEGVRAAGMVKSEYELDIAWNSADVERKAEITIKQTDGNISEKVSIIQKAQEGYTGGSANDILDDIRVPVSSATASSFQPGEGIEKSVDGDYSTIYHSNWNNSAPDYFPITIDYHFQDQESIDYLIYHPRTSGWNGHFKEVEIWASTQSDPAFEKMMDFDFMGSGSATKVVFDAPVIEPKTIRFVVKSGAGDGQGFAACAEMEFYRFNPDNFNPLSIFTDMTCSELKPGITMKEIEQIPGNLFRNIALYLYNGTYPGEFRIQEYRAWPHPDAWARENKTSTLSLLDNPTGMTVAKDEDLVVFVGETGGYPISLKIQNLDLPGGDGYDNASYYPLSPGINKLKARNEGLIYLFYHTPDYETAPKIKVHFATGKVNGYYDSQKHGPEDWPRLLNQAVAKYFDVLGAYAHLTFPTQDFRQYAATNGPELIDSYDDLVRLEAEFMGLMKYNRPTVNRAYFHVMYHSYMYATSYRTAYHSGTTSAILSLNSLRAEPWGPAHELGHTFQTRPGFLWRGMTEVTNNLHSLYVQTQWGNISRIESENLDRFNNRYEKAYYNSFIQNIPHPGEEDVFCKLVSLWQLQLYFAEARGLVDVYKDLYEMVRISPNKATAGEQQLEFVKMMCEITETDLTGFFHKWGYLSPYDEIIDDYGTGRFLITQEQIDEVVAEIKAKNYAPLTEKLEYICDSNVDYFKNRWQVKEGTATANGTTIVMTGWENVVAYEVYQGDDLLFVSNKSKFTIDQKYNDSIVVYALSYDGNRTKVNF
- a CDS encoding BT_3987 domain-containing protein gives rise to the protein MDGKMKSLNIKKYFSVIICLLLLGVASCSDHRLDYISSPKLYLPKSGEVDLIIYKTGEPFVFKLGVTKSGIEDVAADAQLSIMSEAELAAYNSANNTNYKRLPDNCFNLNNSNVSFDKESKLEYFDILIRYDSIDQIADFDEENSADYVIPARLSDASLETNEEKLIAIIKPVLREPLIYFKSSETKVTIEAGKQAAYREDIDIQVDFDNYWDISVDLVVDPALADEYNASNGVNLPLLPAESYSITPSPAVIANGKKSVKVSIELNADLIDYDDFILPIVIDGTSKFSADTAKNVHYLYVSKPAMRFDRTGWTIVDFSSEEPSGEGANNGTAICVLDGNPATYWHSQWAGATGQLPHHFTIDMKKELLVTSVDLQRRPNQRDTQGGNFYISSDNVTFTYIGSFQMAEVDEPQTFKVTSTHGRYLKVEITESRRPPFANMSEVYVRGVE
- a CDS encoding RagB/SusD family nutrient uptake outer membrane protein; the protein is MKLNKILLPITILFFIAGTVSCESYLDKEEDLPMSFPKIWEKRATIEQALSNVWGYMTSPDEMVDGHPFIGASDEGSATYDRAYRLINFGTWNPSNVPYQKWAQYYRGIREATIFMQNAPDAPAADLEDVEREQWPVEARFARAYYYYQLVQLYGPVMILGDELLDFNLSIEELQRPRNSMEECVEFIISELRECEKHLPVEQTPQYYGKPTKGACKAIISELTLFYARPLFNGNKLYANIRNQDGKELFPGIANVDMDRWKAAAAAAKEIIDMNEYELYKVESNGEIDPLKSYQGVFLELWNNELIWARYKGGYYARVHTTPRIAGGVAYGGVSPTQQQVDTYAMSNGIYPITDYNPDGTPIIDSRSGYDEDGFTNFEHPLDKGGAKRTYNMYLNREPRFYATVLWSGCKLPYTGSSAIVNFGFNGNSGGGISHDYPKPGYMVRKWTDPALNTSGGQWGNMTWPIFRYAEILLNYVEALNEYDPSHGDILKYLNQIRERAGVPNIEDVYPEAVGNQELMRELIRRERRVELSFENKRFFDTRTWMIAEEVDGGPMWGMNTSSSAPSPNASTTPEAFWERTVFETRVFEPKHYLYPIHQRELDRNELITQNYGW
- a CDS encoding M60 family metallopeptidase, producing the protein MKLFKPAIALLLLVVSCFFVEGSPVTSDISNDMEVFANLTATALKPGVKRKHIRQMKNPVLKELASKIYSKKYQPGILLADYEAYLDPGILGEQLRIGDGFSKYEGITGVVLDKGLNYIFVGETYGNEISLVVPEWTRRAPEGIKPEQDPDGWGLHSETHKLKEGLNLVNLEKGGHAYIQYFTKDDPEKYPPITVHFPTGKVNGYFDITRGDTNTQFNRLLDNAISPIMDIRGKYIQVAFPVDSLKIFAYNKGVELINNFDTIAALQREFIGWKKEGISPKNHVLARINYHYYMFRDRDGVAYIDWAMRMVADPESIIKGDPCWGFSHELGHVLQMRPQLTWGGMTEVSNNILTLYSTTMLGNRSRLSVENRYKEAREEILDKGISYLSYPGENNGGNQYGGGVNTDVFHRLVPFWQLHLYFTQQGYPEFYPDLMIAMRKREPVAVGQRNKDYLNMLEFCRLACEVSQTDLTEFFERWGFFYVGKIEVNDYAKYSYDILEEEVAAVKKAIAEMNLPKPKVDITLLED